In the Mycosarcoma maydis chromosome 6, whole genome shotgun sequence genome, one interval contains:
- a CDS encoding uncharacterized protein (related to molybdenum cofactor biosynthetic protein), giving the protein MSDPLAATLSALPARQGRSASPMVSYDASLSLRWASLLQGTGTSPVETLRARGVEGKIALDNDASLRWLEWKIFLTEHISTIPSSWSAVLKRDREAYNELRCRLLRAPDGNYPPEVGFDGTPTVFEPSFTSCSSTPSTSQSSRSIVKDLSVNNPLSLDDSNPWKTYYATLETRRVILQDVERTFPDIGLFRQTRVQQSLTNILFLWTLENQDVGYRQGMHELAAVLWKVRSDGAVDIPGRASSSSSPTSAQNAADAAFVHALAHVFIEHDVYALFCVLMKSAKSWYVWRDSPVDAASTPSPPSTSAPRSAKLAPDSCNSEGNTRQPLPIVAKCEHVLKLLSHIDPALAQHLGSLGIEPQIFCLRWIRMIFTREFALDDAVAIWDGLFASGRSLDLIDYICIAMLLRIRNQLLAGDHSSALLCLLRYPAEAQVQPNLLVKQAIFLRDSDHRPNTGVAVVMQNRDLLGIPVYSIDDQDNLSRPHRHESDSPSHRNSIRKYATVGRSPSGPANRASPWARLPNEPLTNTANTAQQRSRPDAGHWQTPASGGDPLGASYEPVRNADANAPRAFGINPTSYLPEGIGDLAKGWYERAELPQSLNSALVNVSRTVAAAAVAGVAGAYGTNKAETSGFPSGFEQAFIEQTGGRGGGASSTVGHAASAKDRPRPSIFAPAEPLIPAAQASDAQLLDPLSKVTAANRAIGSALSACIEVLEQSWLDRSAFAHERPSSELEQKDVNTLMSFTALKHIRDVLDGTAAEFDPATLPAPIPKRVDLEVHRVKEAATQKDSTRDRAHPPVERKEIMSTTSTDISLDPHSSLPMSLAEYARYGRQMIIPDFGLPAQLRLRNAKVLVVGAGGLGCPAVQYLAAAGVGQISILDHDVVEPSNLARQILHRDATVGMHKAVSAAQAAKQINPHITAVPLSEAISAVNARQVMRGQDLVLDCTDNPLTRYLISDAAVLEAVQVVSGAAQGYDGQLVVLHKRIKAEFAGPRAAATPDGTYRGPCYRCLFPKAPRPDEVTNCEDGGVLGGVTGLVGTMQALEAVKILAGVGEDTPPMLTLVSPLTSTPFRCVKIRSRRVATCRSCGDPAQVAERMIRNLETEDYASFCGLNVPVGEEAGIRRTAVKSMDSAALVVDVRPSVEFGIAKLDGSLNVPIQSLLKNPAGAWDQIHKAQRNTLSKDVLVVCKKGNDSQLAVRALLQHQKHLCEQAESEAQQAPPAPSDPLQGSINTREPKTPNQAQAITPLQISDLIGGLRAYSKEKDPSFPVY; this is encoded by the coding sequence ATGAGTGACCCTCTGGCCGCCACCTTATCGGCTCTTCCTGCACGGCAGGGTCGGTCGGCTTCTCCTATGGTCTCTTATGATGCATCTTTGAGCCTAAGATGGGCTTCGCTTCTCCAAGGCACTGGCACCTCGCCCGTCGAAACGCTCAGGGCCCGCGGCGTTGAAGGCAAGATTGCACTCGACAACGACGCTTCACTCCGATGGCTCGAATGGAAGATTTTTCTCACAGAACACATCTCAACCattccttcttcttggagTGCCGTTCTTAAGCGCGACAGAGAAGCATACAATGAATTACGCTGCCGTCTTCTTCGTGCCCCTGATGGCAATTATCCGCCCGAAGTCGGCTTCGACGGCACACCCACTGTCTTCGAACCATCATTCacatcttgctcatctACTCCGAGCACTTCACAAAGCAGCCGATCCATCGTCAAAGACCTTTCCGTCAACAATCCGCTTAGTCTCGACGACTCGAATCCTTGGAAAACCTACTACGCGACCTTAGAGACCAGGAGGGTTATCCTGCAAGACGTAGAAAGGACATTCCCCGACATCGGTCTTTTCCGTCAAACCCGTGTTCAGCAATCGTTGACCAACATTCTCTTCCTTTGGACACTCGAGAACCAGGATGTAGGCTATAGACAGGGGATGCATGAGCTAGCAGCTGTACTTTGGAAGGTTCGAAGTGATGGTGCCGTCGATATCCCAGGCCGCGCATCTTCTAGCTCATCCCCCACTTCGGCACAGAACGCGGCTGACGCTGCCTTTGTGCATGCTCTCGCGCATGTCTTCATAGAACATGATGTTTATGCGTTGTTTTGTGTCCTGATGAAAAGCGCCAAATCATGGTATGTTTGGCGTGACAGTCCAGTCGACGCTGCCTCTACCCCATCTCCGCCATCAACTTCGGCGCCTCGATCCGCAAAACTCGCTCCCGACAGCTGTAACTCGGAGGGCAACACACGCCAGCCTCTTCCCATCGTTGCAAAGTGCGAACACGTTCTCAAGCTCTTGAGCCACATTGACCCCGCCCTGGCCCAACATCTCGGAAGTCTAGGCATCGAGCCTCAGATCTTCTGCCTCCGATGGATTCGTATGATCTTCACGCGTGAATTTGCTTTGGACGATGCAGTAGCAATCTGGGACGGTCTGTTTGCCTCTGGAAGGTCTCTGGACCTCATCGATTATATCTGCATCGCTATGTTGCTCCGCATACGCAATCAGCTGCTCGCGGGGGATCACAGCTCCGCTCTACTGTGTCTGCTGCGATACCCTGCTGAAGCACAGGTGCAGCCGAACCTCCTTGTCAAGCAAGCCATCTTCCTACGAGACAGCGACCATCGTCCCAACACCGGCGTTGCTGTCGTGATGCAGAATCGCGACCTGTTGGGAATCCCGGTGTATTCCatcgacgatcaagacaATCTTTCGAGGCCGCATCGACATGAAAGTGACTCGCCGTCCCATCGAAATAGCATACGTAAATATGCTACTGTTGGAAGGTCCCCATCGGGTCCTGCTAACAGAGCCTCTCCCTGGGCCCGGCTTCCAAACGAGCCGTTGACAAACACTGCGAATACAGCCCAGCAACGCAGCCGGCCAGACGCTGGGCACTGGCAGACACCCGCTTCAGGTGGCGATCCTCTCGGAGCATCATATGAGCCTGTTCGCAATGCCGATGCAAATGCACCTAGAGCCTTTGGCATCAATCCCACCTCTTATCTACCAGAGGGAATCGGCGACCTAGCAAAAGGCTGGTACGAACGAGCCGAGCTCCCCCAAAGCTTGAACAGCGCACTGGTCAACGTCTCAAGAACGGTCGCAGCTGCCGCTGTAGCCGGAGTGGCAGGAGCCTATGGCACCAATAAAGCAGAAACGTCCGGTTTCCCCTCTGGATTCGAACAGGCCTTCATCGAGCAGACCGGCGGTCGCGGGGGCGGTGCGTCAAGCACGGTTGGACATGCAGCATCGGCCAAGGACCGACCAAGACCTTCGATCTTTGCGCCTGCGGAGCCGTTGATACCGGCTGCGCAGGCCTCCGATGCACAGCTGCTTGATCCTCTGTCAAAGGTGACCGCCGCCAATAGGGCCATTGGCTCGGCCCTCTCCGCCTGTATCGAGGTTCTAGAGCAGAGTTGGCTGGATCGCAGCGCGTTCGCTCACGAGCGGCCCTCTTCTGAGCTCGAACAGAAAGACGTCAACACGCTAATGAGCTTCACTGCGCTCAAACATATCCGTGACGTGCTCGACGGAACGGCTGCCGAGTTTGATCCAGCAACACTGCCAGCTCCCATTCCGAAGCGCGTTGATTTGGAAGTCCACAGGGTGAAGGAAGCTGCCACACAGAAAGACAGTACGCGCGACAGAGCACACCCTCCCGTGGAGCGCAAGGAAATCATGTCTACAACTAGCACTGACATTAGCTTGGATCCACACTCTTCTCTGCCCATGTCACTCGCCGAATATGCGCGGTACGGTCGGCAGATGATCATCCCGGACTTTGGCTTGCCTGCgcagcttcgtcttcgCAACGCTAAAGTCCTGGTGGTTGGAGCTGGTGGACTTGGCTGTCCTGCTGTTCAGTACCTTGCGGCGGCTGGCGTCGGACAGATCTCGATTCTGGACCATGACGTTGTCGAGCCGTCCAATTTGGCTCGACAGATCCTGCACCGTGATGCCACCGTTGGCATGCACAAAGCGGTGTCTGCGGCCCAAGCGGCCAAGCAGATCAATCCTCACATCACAGCCGTGCCGTTGTCCGAAGCTATTAGCGCTGTCAATGCGCGTCAGGTCATGCGGGGCCAGGATCTTGTGCTTGACTGCACGGACAATCCGCTCACTCGGTATCTCATTTCggacgctgctgtgctcgaAGCAGTCCAGGTCGTCTCGGGTGCCGCCCAGGGCTACGATGGCCAGCTGGTTGTGCTGCACAAACGGATCAAGGCTGAGTTTGCTGGTCcgagagctgctgcaacgcCTGATGGTACTTATCGGGGACCGTGCTACCGTTGTCTGTTCCCGAAAGCGCCTCGACCGGACGAAGTGACTAACTGTGAAGACGGCGGTGTACTAGGCGGCGTCACTGGCCTCGTAGGTACAATGCAAGCGTTGGAAGCGGTCAAGATTCTCGCCGGTGTTGGTGAAGACACGCCACCGATGCTGACGCTCGTCTCCCCGCTCACGTCAACACCGTTCCGGTGCGTCAAGATCCGATCGCGTCGCGTGGCCACTTGTCGATCATGTGGCGATCCTGCGCAGGTGGCCGAGCGCATGATCAGGAATCTGGAGACGGAAGACTACGCGTCATTCTGTGGTCTCAACGTGCCTGTTGGCGAAGAGGCTGGAATCCGCAGAACGGCGGTCAAGTCGATGGACTCTGCAGCGTTGGTGGTCGACGTACGACCCTCTGTCGAGTTTGGAATCGCCAAACTCGACGGTTCGCTCAATGTGCCGATTCAGAGCTTGCTCAAGAACCCCGCCGGAGCATGGGACCAAATCCACAAGGCGCAGCGAAACACTTTGTCGAAAGACGTCTTGGTGGTTTGCAAGAAGGGGAATGATTCGCAACTTGCTGTACGCGCGCTGTTGCAGCACCAGAAGCACCTATGTGAGCAGGCTGAAAGCGAAGCGCAACAGGCACCGCCAGCGCCATCCGACCCTCTACAAGGCTCCATCAACACGAGGGAACCCAAGACCCCAAACCAAGCGCAAGCCATAACACCACTGCAGATTTCCGACCTCATCGGAGGTCTCCGTGCCTACAGTAAGGAGAAGGACCCCTCTTTTCCCGTCTACTAG
- a CDS encoding putative lysozyme, giving the protein MKFSGTAIVGTLAALISCIQAAPLEKRVSGIPGFDVSGYQPNANMNGAYANGARFVYIKATEGTTFKSSSFSSQYNAATNAGLIRGAYHFARPDSSSGATQARFFLNNGGGWSADGRTLPGALDLESSSGVATCYGLSKSQLVSWIQDFGNTYHASTGRYPTLYCSSGWWNQCVASSAFASNYALWVANYGVSSPKIPTGFNYYTFWQYSDNGPYPGDSDTFNGSLDGLKKYANGA; this is encoded by the exons ATGAAGTTCTCCGGCACTGCTATCGTTGGCACCCTTGCCGCGCTTATCTCTTGCATTCAGGCCGCTCCCCTTGAGAAGCGCGTCTCGGGAATCCCCGGTTTCGATGTCT CCGGCTACCAGCCCAACGCTAACATGAATGGCGCCTACGCTAATGGTGCCCGATTCGTCTACATCAAGGCGACCGAGGGAACGACGTTCAAGTCAtcctcgttctcgtcgCAGTACAATGCTGCTACTAATGCTGGTCTGATCCGTGGTGCCTACCACTTTGCCCGCCCCGACTCGTCTTCGGGTGCTACTCAAGCCAGGTTCTTCCTCAACAATGGCGGTGGATGGTCTGCTGACGGCCGAACCCTACCTGGTGCGCTTGACCTCGAGTCATCGAGTGGTGTTGCTACTTGCTACGGTCTCTCCAAAAGCCAGCTCGTCAGCTGGATTCAGGACTTCGGTAACACCTACCATGCTTCTACCGGTCGTTACCCCACCCTCTACTGCTCGTCTGGATGGTGGAACCAGTGTGTCGCTTCCAGCGCCTTTGCCAGTAACTACGCCCTCTGGGTCGCCAACTACGGTGTCAGCAGCCCCAAGATCCCCACGGGCTTCAACTACTACACCTTTTGGCAATACAGTGACAACGGTCCTTACCCAGGCGACTCAGACACTTTCAACGGCTCGCTCGATGGCCTTAAGAAGTACGCCAACGGTGCTTAG
- a CDS encoding putative type I HSP40 co-chaperone YDJ1, with protein sequence MVKETKFYDLLEVTPTASEAELKKAYRKKALKEHPDKGGDPEKFKAITAAYEILSDPDKRDLYDRFGEQGLEGGGMGGGMDPQDLFSQLFGGGGGGFFGGSGGRPRGPRKGKDLVHRVKVSLEELYVGKVTKLALQKHVLCKKCDGRGGKEGAVKTCGGCNGQGIKVVLRQLGPMVQQMQQTCPECQGLGEIINPKDRCKECNGKKINQERKVLEVRIDKGMEDGQQITFKEEADQAPNTIPGDVVIVIDEKPHPRFKRRKNDLFIDVEVDLLTALGGGKILIEHLDDHALSVDIPAGEVIKPGDVKVLRGQGMPSYRHHELGDLYVNLSVAFPETIDIDNIPLLEKALPPRNALPKTKKEIDVEDVQMDELDEREARNVKPNGAGSHPGMDDDDEDGQGASNIQCAQS encoded by the exons CCAACCGCTTCggaagccgagctcaaAAA GGCCTACCGCAAGAAGGCATTGAAGGAGCACCCAGACAAGGGCGGCGACCCGGAAAAATTTAAGGCGATCACAGCAGCATACGAAATCCTCTCGGATCCTGACAAGCGCGATCTTTATGACCGATTTGGTGAGCAGGGTCTCGAAGGCGGAGGAATGGGTGGAGGCATGGATCCTCAGGATCTCTTCTCGCAGCTGTtcggtggcggcggtggcggttTCTTCGGCGGTTCAGGTGGACGTCCCCGCGGCCCTCGCAAGGGTAAAGATCTCGTCCACCGTGTCAAGGTCTCGCTCGAGGAACTTTACGTAGGAAAGGTCACCAAGCTTGCTCTCCAGAAGCACGTTCTCTGCAAAAAGTGTGACGGTCGCGGTGGCAAGGAAGGCGCTGTCAAGACCTGCGGTGGATGCAACGGTCAGGGTATCAAGGTAGTCCTCCGACAGCTCGGTCCCATGGTtcagcagatgcagcaaaCCTGCCCCGAGTGCCAAGGTCTGGGTGAGATTATCAACCCTAAGGACCGCTGCAAGGAGTGCAACGGCAAGAAGATCAACCAAGAGCGCAAGGTGCTCGAGGTCCGCATCGACAAGGGCATGGAGGATGGCCAGCAGATCACCTTCAAGGAAGAGGCCGACCAGGCACCCAACACCATCCCAGGCGACGTTGTAATTGTCATCGACGAAAAGCCACACCCGCGCTTCAAGCGCAGAAAGAACGACCTCTTCATTGATGTCGAGGTCGACCTGCTCACCGCCCTTGGTGGAGGCAAGATCCTGAtcgagcacctcgacgACCATGCCCTTTCCGTTGACATCCCCGCCGGTGAGGTCATCAAGCCTGGCGACGTCAAGGTGCTCCGTGGACAGGGCATGCCTAGTTACCGACACCACGAACTCGGAGATCTCTACGTCAACCTCAGCGTGGCTTTCCCAGAGACCATCGACATTGACAACATTCCTCTGCTCGAGAAGGCGCTCCCACCACGCAACGCGCTGCCCAAGACCAAGAAGgagatcgacgtcgaggatgttcagatggacgagctcgacgagcgagaggCTCGCAACGTCAAGCCCAACGGCGCCGGCAGTCACCCTGGTatggacgacgatgacgaagatggCCAGGGAGCAAGCAATATCCAGTGCGCTCAGTCCTGA